In Ignavibacteria bacterium, a single genomic region encodes these proteins:
- a CDS encoding M23 family metallopeptidase, whose product MKYSFYISIVLLFPILTGFTIYIPREDLQKQLYYYKSDLNSYESKAAEWNRLISILTIRQKTLENRIKVLSELLKNIKTGDSKDDILRQEAEFISHNEKIEKLKEEFKKRILWLYKKGPDYQYQILFTSDSPTNFFARLQYLNKLSEKRKTDFERIKYEEYAYEEGKKIKGYRKLDIFRYINKKKEDQTLLLLEKMNVEDSISMLRSNADNLLYHAEKLKQLIFEIEYTLSNDQEGNKYELKTTPDYESDSFDSLKGVLIFPVNSTYIINDFGKSIDRNTGSIMNNEGIDVSIAENSDVRCVADGVVENILDVPFYRKIIIIKHSNGYRTIYGLVKDIKINIGDKVAASKIIASTSKNLDGQIFHFEIRKGTIPEDPKYWVARVKQVI is encoded by the coding sequence ATGAAGTACTCTTTTTATATATCTATTGTTTTGCTTTTTCCAATTTTAACAGGTTTTACTATTTACATTCCAAGAGAAGATCTGCAGAAACAGCTTTACTATTATAAATCTGATTTAAATAGTTATGAGTCAAAAGCAGCTGAATGGAACAGATTAATTTCCATTCTAACAATAAGACAAAAGACATTAGAGAACAGAATAAAAGTTTTATCTGAGTTACTTAAAAACATTAAAACCGGGGATAGTAAGGACGATATTTTAAGACAGGAAGCTGAATTTATAAGCCACAATGAGAAAATAGAGAAACTAAAAGAGGAATTCAAAAAAAGAATTCTATGGCTTTATAAAAAGGGTCCTGATTACCAGTATCAGATACTTTTCACATCTGATTCACCTACTAATTTTTTTGCAAGACTTCAGTATTTGAACAAACTTTCTGAGAAACGTAAAACAGATTTTGAAAGGATAAAATATGAAGAGTATGCATACGAAGAAGGTAAGAAAATAAAGGGTTACAGGAAATTAGACATATTTCGTTACATAAATAAAAAGAAGGAAGACCAAACATTGCTACTTCTTGAAAAAATGAATGTTGAGGATTCAATTTCAATGTTAAGGTCAAATGCTGATAATCTATTGTATCATGCCGAAAAACTGAAACAATTAATTTTTGAAATTGAATACACACTTTCTAATGATCAAGAAGGGAACAAGTACGAACTCAAAACTACACCGGATTATGAATCTGATAGTTTTGATTCACTAAAAGGAGTACTGATTTTTCCAGTGAACAGCACATATATTATAAACGATTTTGGAAAATCAATTGACAGAAATACCGGGTCCATAATGAATAACGAAGGTATAGATGTAAGTATTGCCGAGAATTCAGATGTAAGATGTGTAGCAGACGGAGTTGTTGAAAATATCTTGGATGTACCTTTTTATAGGAAAATTATTATTATCAAACACAGTAACGGATACAGGACTATTTATGGTTTAGTAAAAGATATTAAGATAAATATTGGTGACAAAGTAGCTGCAAGTAAAATAATCGCTTCAACATCAAAAAATCTTGATGGACAAATATTTCACTTTGAAATCAGAAAAGGAACAATTCCCGAAGACCCTAAATACTGGGTTGCAAGGGTAAAACAGGTTATATGA
- a CDS encoding glycosyltransferase family 9 protein yields MKVLIIQTAFYGDVILSLPLVQVLKKNKSDYSIDFMCIPKTSEILKGNPYINKVIIFDKYESAKGISGFRNVITEVRNNNYDVIISVQRYTRSSIIAKLSGAEKRVSYENSSLPYFYTDKVPYSQKHEINRVLNLLKPLGIFESKIIKPELFPSDEDKNEVIKIFNGLNIKSKSNLICIAPGSVWFTKRFPEEKFVELLNMMDKSNLKIALLGGKDDTKLCENIIKKSTNNEVYSFAGKITILQSAELIKNCSLLITNDSAPLHMANAVGTKVIALFGSTTKEFGFYPIGVNDKIFEINGLKCRPCSNHGRKNCPIHTFDCMQNINVRDIYNEIVSSLNA; encoded by the coding sequence ATGAAGGTTCTGATTATTCAAACTGCATTCTATGGTGATGTTATTCTTTCCTTGCCTCTTGTTCAGGTTCTCAAGAAAAATAAAAGTGATTATTCCATTGATTTCATGTGCATTCCAAAAACATCTGAAATTCTTAAAGGTAATCCTTACATAAACAAAGTTATTATTTTTGATAAGTATGAATCTGCTAAAGGGATTTCAGGATTCCGGAACGTAATCACAGAAGTTAGAAATAATAATTACGATGTTATCATTTCTGTCCAGCGATATACACGCTCATCTATCATAGCAAAACTATCAGGTGCGGAAAAAAGAGTTTCATATGAAAATTCTTCTTTGCCTTATTTCTACACAGATAAAGTACCTTATTCACAAAAACATGAAATAAACAGGGTTCTCAACTTGTTGAAACCGCTTGGAATATTTGAATCAAAAATAATTAAACCCGAATTATTTCCTTCGGATGAAGACAAAAATGAAGTAATAAAAATTTTTAATGGTCTCAATATTAAAAGTAAAAGTAACCTTATTTGTATAGCACCCGGTTCAGTTTGGTTCACGAAAAGATTCCCTGAAGAAAAATTCGTTGAACTCCTGAATATGATGGATAAAAGTAACTTGAAGATTGCATTGTTAGGTGGTAAGGATGACACAAAATTATGTGAAAATATAATAAAAAAATCTACTAATAATGAAGTCTACAGTTTTGCTGGTAAAATCACCATTCTTCAGTCAGCTGAATTGATTAAAAATTGTTCTCTACTGATTACAAACGATTCTGCTCCTTTGCATATGGCAAATGCTGTTGGAACAAAAGTTATTGCTCTCTTTGGTTCCACTACAAAAGAATTCGGATTTTATCCTATAGGTGTGAACGATAAAATCTTTGAAATAAATGGTCTGAAATGCCGCCCATGCTCAAATCACGGAAGAAAAAACTGTCCAATTCATACTTTCGATTGTATGCAAAATATCAACGTTCGTGATATCTATAATGAAATTGTATCTTCCTTAAATGCTTAA
- the lpxB gene encoding lipid-A-disaccharide synthase, with amino-acid sequence MNKTDIFVIAGESSGDSHSARLIQDILEINKNLIIYGIGGGRLQEQGVKILFNYSEINYIGFANIARNYFHLKDRLEYTANKIIELSPKVLILCDSPGFNLRIAKKIRKVYGGKIMYYITPQVWAWHKKRIKQLKKYIDTCFTILPFEEEILNKEGIKAYYSGSPVLRHCEEYLENANKEERKHKVVSIMPGTRKEEITRILPTLNEIGKILVLKHDCEINLICSENLGKEFYSKYINCDHIKLKLWTKESNLNTIFNSDFVITKFGTSNLECAFLGIPFVAVYKASLLNYLIAKMLVNLKYLSLVNIVMKKEVVKEYIQNEFKPNNVIKETEKIFSDIAYKNKMLSEFSMLKERFDKEKINPAEYICKEV; translated from the coding sequence ATGAATAAAACTGATATATTTGTAATCGCAGGTGAATCATCGGGTGATTCTCATTCGGCAAGACTAATACAAGATATACTTGAAATTAACAAGAATCTAATTATTTATGGTATAGGTGGTGGCAGATTACAGGAACAAGGCGTAAAAATATTATTTAACTATTCGGAAATAAATTATATCGGGTTTGCTAACATTGCCAGAAATTATTTTCATCTAAAGGACAGATTAGAGTATACTGCAAACAAAATTATTGAACTCTCTCCAAAGGTACTAATACTTTGTGACTCCCCCGGTTTCAACTTAAGAATCGCAAAGAAGATCAGAAAAGTATATGGTGGAAAGATAATGTATTACATTACACCACAGGTTTGGGCTTGGCATAAGAAAAGGATTAAACAACTTAAGAAATACATTGACACTTGTTTCACAATTTTACCTTTTGAAGAAGAGATACTAAATAAGGAAGGAATAAAAGCGTACTATTCCGGAAGCCCTGTTTTAAGACATTGCGAAGAGTATCTTGAAAATGCAAATAAAGAAGAGAGGAAGCATAAAGTTGTGTCAATTATGCCGGGTACGAGAAAAGAAGAGATTACAAGAATATTACCGACTCTTAATGAAATCGGGAAAATTCTAGTATTAAAACATGATTGTGAAATAAATCTTATTTGTTCAGAGAATTTAGGAAAAGAATTTTATTCCAAGTATATTAATTGCGACCACATTAAACTTAAACTTTGGACAAAAGAAAGTAATCTTAATACAATTTTTAACTCTGATTTTGTAATAACAAAATTTGGTACGTCAAATCTTGAATGTGCTTTTCTTGGTATACCATTTGTAGCTGTATATAAAGCAAGTTTACTAAACTATTTAATAGCAAAGATGCTTGTAAATCTAAAGTATTTATCTTTGGTAAATATCGTAATGAAAAAAGAAGTCGTTAAAGAGTATATTCAAAATGAATTCAAACCAAACAATGTTATTAAAGAGACAGAGAAAATATTTTCGGACATCGCTTATAAGAATAAAATGCTGAGTGAATTCAGTATGTTAAAAGAAAGATTTGATAAAGAGAAAATTAATCCTGCAGAGTATATTTGCAAAGAAGTTTGA
- a CDS encoding glycosyltransferase family 2 protein, whose amino-acid sequence MKLNKKNPTVSIIMPVYNRKKLFYRAYNSVMNQSYNDYELIVVDDGSNDRFHNKLFEIMEHDYRVKYMKHSNRGTALSLNAGIRISQGKYITFLDSDDEYGKEHISNRIRYMNRYKKVDIIHSPAILIGRDEDMYVPDVRNKKKLVHLKNCVLGATIFGRREAYYKLDGFKNIFSYDSDFINRAIKLLNVKRLDFMTYFYYRDTSDSVLTKLKNKMNDK is encoded by the coding sequence ATGAAATTAAACAAAAAGAATCCTACAGTAAGCATTATAATGCCCGTTTATAACAGAAAGAAGTTATTTTACAGGGCATACAATTCTGTAATGAATCAGTCTTACAACGATTACGAATTGATAGTAGTTGATGATGGCAGCAATGACAGATTTCATAATAAGCTGTTTGAGATAATGGAGCATGATTACCGAGTTAAATATATGAAGCATTCTAATAGAGGAACAGCATTATCACTCAATGCCGGGATAAGAATATCACAGGGTAAATATATTACATTTCTTGATTCTGATGACGAATATGGTAAAGAACACATTTCGAATAGGATTAGATATATGAACAGATATAAAAAGGTAGATATAATTCATTCTCCTGCAATATTAATAGGCAGAGATGAGGATATGTATGTTCCCGATGTTAGGAATAAGAAGAAACTTGTACATTTAAAAAATTGTGTACTGGGTGCAACGATTTTTGGAAGAAGAGAAGCATATTACAAACTAGATGGATTCAAGAATATATTTTCATACGATTCAGACTTTATAAATAGAGCAATTAAATTATTAAATGTAAAGAGATTAGATTTTATGACATATTTTTATTACAGGGATACGAGCGATAGTGTACTCACCAAATTAAAGAATAAAATGAATGATAAATGA
- a CDS encoding gamma-glutamyl-gamma-aminobutyrate hydrolase family protein (Members of this family of hydrolases with an active site Cys residue belong to MEROPS family C26.) — MIGITVCENNFDLYLQWLEHFNAKYAIIDYRENDALDKFRSVSGLILSGGIDIYPELYNDWENRVDKGKYDTNRDGFEYKLIEHALKYEIPILGICRGCQLLNVYFNGSLIYDIPTIRKVEHSKIDKNTMRIHNINVLKNTILYSCVNKETGIVNSSHHQSVDRLGEGLMISSKADDGIIESIEYADKRNKSFLMGIQWHPERFTNYNDEFSKNIYHAFENSIK; from the coding sequence ATGATAGGAATTACTGTCTGTGAAAATAATTTTGACTTATACCTACAATGGCTTGAGCATTTCAATGCAAAGTATGCAATAATCGATTACAGGGAAAATGACGCATTGGATAAGTTCAGAAGTGTATCGGGACTGATATTATCAGGAGGAATAGATATTTATCCTGAATTATACAATGACTGGGAAAACAGAGTGGATAAAGGAAAATATGATACCAACAGAGACGGTTTTGAATACAAGCTGATTGAGCATGCACTGAAGTATGAAATACCTATTCTGGGAATTTGCAGAGGGTGCCAACTCCTTAATGTTTATTTTAATGGTTCACTCATTTATGATATACCGACAATTCGAAAAGTCGAGCATAGCAAAATTGATAAGAATACAATGCGGATACACAATATCAATGTTTTAAAAAATACAATTTTATACAGCTGCGTAAATAAAGAAACGGGAATTGTAAATAGTTCTCATCATCAGTCAGTTGACAGGCTTGGAGAGGGATTAATGATATCATCTAAAGCGGATGACGGGATAATTGAATCTATTGAATATGCAGATAAAAGGAACAAATCATTTCTTATGGGAATACAATGGCATCCCGAAAGGTTTACTAATTACAATGATGAATTTTCCAAGAACATTTATCATGCTTTTGAGAATTCTATAAAATGA
- the ribD gene encoding bifunctional diaminohydroxyphosphoribosylaminopyrimidine deaminase/5-amino-6-(5-phosphoribosylamino)uracil reductase RibD has translation MINDDLKYMRECLKLAIKGRGKVEPNPMVGCVIVKNRQIIGKGYHKRFGFHHAEINAINNALKAGNDLRNSTLYVNLEPCSHFGKTPPCTDFIIKNKIKRVVIGMKDPNKQVNGKGITKLRKAGIEVWTGVLNEDCINLNERFIVNITEKRPYVTLKIAQSIDGKIALNNFKSQWITNIRSRELTHHIRSNYDCILIGKNSIVQDNPELTVRFVNSKKHPVRVIIDKDLQLTNKYKLLKNNYPLTIIYHSSNKNVSDLEYQKYIRLKSKFGRMEIADILKSLYKLGYHSLLVEGGANIYSQFADKDLFDEINLFIAPKILGKGISSFRDYQIKKLENAKEVTLKEIKILDKDLLLIYKNIK, from the coding sequence ATGATAAATGATGATTTGAAATACATGCGAGAATGCCTGAAACTTGCAATAAAAGGAAGAGGGAAAGTCGAACCGAATCCTATGGTGGGTTGTGTAATAGTCAAGAACAGACAAATTATTGGAAAAGGTTACCATAAAAGATTTGGATTTCATCATGCAGAAATAAATGCCATAAATAACGCGTTGAAAGCGGGAAATGACTTAAGAAACAGCACTTTATATGTCAATCTGGAACCGTGCTCACATTTTGGGAAAACACCTCCTTGTACAGATTTTATAATAAAGAACAAGATAAAAAGAGTTGTGATTGGAATGAAAGATCCGAATAAGCAAGTTAATGGCAAAGGTATCACAAAATTACGGAAAGCAGGTATTGAAGTCTGGACAGGAGTATTGAATGAGGATTGCATAAATTTGAATGAAAGATTCATAGTAAATATAACTGAAAAACGTCCGTATGTTACATTAAAAATTGCACAGAGTATTGATGGGAAAATCGCTCTAAATAATTTTAAATCCCAGTGGATAACTAATATACGTTCAAGGGAGTTAACACATCATATAAGAAGTAATTATGATTGTATTCTAATTGGAAAGAATTCCATAGTTCAAGATAATCCAGAGCTGACAGTCAGATTTGTCAACTCGAAGAAACATCCAGTTAGGGTTATTATAGACAAGGATTTACAGTTAACTAATAAATATAAATTACTAAAAAACAACTATCCATTAACTATAATTTATCACTCCAGCAATAAAAATGTATCGGATTTAGAATATCAAAAATACATAAGATTAAAAAGTAAATTTGGACGAATGGAAATAGCTGATATATTAAAAAGTCTTTACAAACTTGGGTATCACTCATTATTGGTTGAAGGAGGAGCGAATATATATTCTCAATTTGCAGATAAAGACTTATTTGATGAAATTAATTTGTTTATTGCACCGAAGATTTTAGGAAAAGGGATATCTTCTTTCAGGGATTATCAAATAAAGAAATTAGAAAATGCAAAGGAAGTAACATTAAAAGAAATTAAAATACTTGATAAGGATTTATTATTAATTTATAAAAATATAAAATAA
- the miaB gene encoding tRNA (N6-isopentenyl adenosine(37)-C2)-methylthiotransferase MiaB, protein MFEDLILSNNSNLPKRKSFNRKNNDKKVYIETYGCAMNFSDTEIVLSVMSDFGYNETNDINSSDVILLNTCSIRENAETKIYNRLKHLSAHKRKNPYKVIGILGCMAERLRYDLIEKEKCVDLIVGPDEYRKIPHLIHNIFETGERGVAVKLSKYETYDDIIPVRKEGINAWISIMRGCDKFCTFCVVPFTRGRERSRKVESIVNEAKMLFDEGIKEVTLLGQNVNSFNDEGNDFADLLKSVAVAVPHMRIRYSTSHPYDCSEKLIDTMAEFGNICNYLHLPVQSGSERILKLMNRLYSIDQYLNIMNYAKKTIPGIGLSTDIITGFPTETEEEHQMTLNLMTEVGYDSAYTFAYSPRENTKAYRMEDNVPEDVKTRRLNEVIHHQRKISADIFKSMVGKKVDILLEGVSKKSNDFLMGRTDCNKSVIISMRNNKIGDILNTSIVKSNSATLFAD, encoded by the coding sequence ATGTTTGAAGATTTAATACTAAGCAACAATTCGAATTTACCTAAACGAAAAAGTTTTAATCGTAAAAACAACGATAAAAAAGTTTATATCGAAACTTATGGTTGTGCGATGAATTTTTCCGATACTGAAATTGTGCTTAGCGTTATGAGCGATTTTGGCTACAATGAAACCAATGATATTAATAGTTCGGATGTAATTCTTCTAAACACTTGCTCCATTCGTGAAAACGCTGAAACAAAAATTTATAACAGGCTGAAACATCTTTCAGCTCACAAAAGAAAGAATCCTTATAAAGTCATAGGCATTCTCGGATGTATGGCTGAAAGACTGAGATACGATTTAATCGAAAAGGAAAAATGTGTTGACTTGATCGTCGGTCCCGATGAATACAGAAAAATTCCTCATTTAATTCATAATATTTTTGAAACAGGCGAAAGAGGTGTTGCTGTAAAGTTATCTAAATATGAAACCTACGATGACATTATTCCGGTTCGTAAAGAGGGGATTAATGCTTGGATTTCAATCATGAGGGGTTGTGATAAGTTCTGTACTTTTTGTGTCGTTCCATTCACTCGTGGCAGGGAACGAAGCAGAAAAGTTGAGAGCATTGTTAACGAGGCAAAGATGCTATTTGACGAAGGTATTAAAGAAGTTACTTTGCTGGGTCAGAATGTTAACTCATTCAACGATGAAGGAAATGATTTTGCGGATTTACTCAAATCGGTTGCAGTAGCAGTTCCCCATATGAGAATCAGATATTCTACATCTCACCCTTACGATTGTTCAGAAAAACTCATTGATACTATGGCAGAGTTCGGTAATATTTGTAACTACTTGCATCTTCCCGTTCAATCAGGTTCTGAGCGCATCCTGAAACTTATGAACAGGCTTTATAGTATAGATCAGTATCTCAATATTATGAACTATGCCAAGAAAACCATTCCTGGAATAGGACTTTCCACAGATATTATTACTGGTTTTCCTACTGAAACTGAAGAGGAACATCAAATGACTCTAAACCTTATGACCGAAGTCGGATACGACAGTGCATATACGTTCGCTTATTCACCAAGAGAAAATACAAAAGCATACAGAATGGAAGATAACGTGCCTGAAGATGTTAAAACAAGACGTCTTAATGAAGTAATCCATCACCAAAGGAAAATATCAGCAGATATTTTTAAAAGTATGGTAGGGAAAAAAGTAGATATTCTTCTCGAAGGTGTCTCAAAGAAATCAAATGATTTCCTAATGGGGCGTACAGATTGTAATAAATCGGTTATCATTTCTATGAGAAATAACAAAATTGGTGATATTTTAAATACATCAATCGTCAAATCAAATTCAGCCACATTATTTGCAGATTAG
- a CDS encoding riboflavin synthase codes for MFTGIVTDTGKVIKTTSKGDSIKFLIAPSKKAYLNDRRKGDSIAINGACMTIENIKNNRFEFTTVKESLSKTNLGDLKIGSYVNLEKPMKLSESLDGHIVQGHVDATGKVYKINKLKDSWEFFFEFPIRFKKNIIYVGSISINGISLTIAQIVKETKKSVIIKVAIIPHTYSATNFKYLKHGDRINLEFDMLGKFVMRILGKIR; via the coding sequence ATGTTTACAGGAATAGTAACAGATACAGGAAAAGTTATAAAAACGACATCAAAAGGTGATAGCATAAAATTTCTAATAGCTCCATCAAAGAAAGCTTACTTAAATGACAGGAGAAAAGGTGATAGTATTGCAATAAACGGCGCTTGTATGACAATAGAGAATATAAAAAACAACCGGTTTGAATTCACGACTGTAAAAGAATCTTTGAGCAAGACTAACCTCGGTGACCTAAAAATAGGAAGTTACGTAAATCTTGAGAAACCCATGAAACTTAGTGAAAGCCTTGATGGGCACATAGTTCAGGGTCATGTGGATGCTACTGGAAAGGTTTACAAAATCAACAAGCTAAAGGATAGCTGGGAATTCTTCTTCGAATTTCCAATAAGATTTAAGAAGAATATAATTTATGTGGGCAGTATTTCAATTAACGGAATAAGCTTAACAATTGCTCAAATCGTAAAAGAGACAAAGAAAAGTGTCATTATTAAGGTTGCAATTATACCGCACACATATTCTGCAACAAATTTTAAGTATCTTAAACACGGTGACAGGATAAATCTTGAGTTTGATATGTTAGGTAAGTTTGTAATGCGGATATTAGGTAAGATAAGATAA
- the lpxK gene encoding tetraacyldisaccharide 4'-kinase, with translation MNNLIAILRLFLFPLSVIYYLIIKSRNLLYDSGIIKQATFRTPIISVGNITTGGTGKTPFVMFLTEYFIKKGKKVGVISRGYKSYTNELIIAHDGENVTANVKQTGDELGMIIKRFSDFKELFFAIAYFNRVEAISKMEAMFAPDIILLDDAFQNRKIKKTVDIVLVNKESETYLDKLLLPAGNLREPKSALRRTDIVLKNFKFSKNSGSKDFSFNYVNEGFYDIKSQKINNYSEIKAITVSGIADNRSFINTVNNSGIDIVKSFTFTDHFDYREGDIMQLMAAWSENMVFITTEKDFIKLREFKLFFDKCPVYYLRIDINMNIYNINELFIKKNIL, from the coding sequence TTGAATAATTTAATTGCAATATTAAGATTATTTCTTTTCCCACTTTCCGTAATATATTACTTAATAATAAAATCACGGAATTTACTTTACGACTCAGGTATAATAAAACAAGCAACTTTTAGAACTCCTATTATTTCTGTAGGAAATATTACAACAGGGGGAACGGGGAAAACACCATTTGTAATGTTTTTAACAGAATATTTCATCAAGAAAGGAAAGAAGGTCGGAGTAATTTCGAGAGGTTATAAAAGTTATACAAACGAACTAATTATAGCTCATGATGGTGAAAATGTTACTGCAAATGTTAAACAAACAGGTGATGAGCTTGGGATGATTATCAAAAGATTTTCAGATTTTAAGGAATTGTTCTTTGCTATTGCTTATTTTAATCGTGTAGAAGCAATAAGTAAGATGGAAGCTATGTTTGCACCGGATATAATATTGCTTGATGATGCGTTTCAGAACAGAAAGATAAAGAAGACAGTTGATATTGTTTTAGTTAACAAAGAAAGCGAAACATACCTGGACAAATTATTACTACCCGCAGGGAATTTGAGAGAGCCAAAATCAGCATTAAGGAGAACAGATATTGTTCTCAAAAACTTTAAGTTTTCTAAAAATAGTGGGAGTAAGGATTTTTCATTTAATTACGTGAATGAAGGATTTTACGATATAAAGTCTCAGAAGATAAATAACTACAGCGAAATCAAAGCGATAACAGTATCAGGTATAGCAGATAATAGAAGTTTTATTAATACGGTTAATAATTCAGGAATTGATATTGTAAAATCTTTTACATTTACAGATCATTTTGATTATAGAGAAGGTGATATAATGCAGTTAATGGCAGCATGGTCAGAGAATATGGTATTTATAACAACTGAAAAAGATTTTATAAAATTAAGGGAATTTAAGTTATTTTTTGATAAATGCCCTGTTTATTATTTACGAATTGATATAAATATGAATATTTACAATATTAATGAATTATTTATTAAGAAAAATATTTTATGA
- a CDS encoding HAD-IB family phosphatase, translating into MKYPKLKIFCDFDGTVTKNDVWVDALGRFIKDKKAFNIVCKDFEFGRITSRECIKRELNLIEDFSLEIFDTFIEQQELDDYFLEFIAYCKQMKFEVILLSEGLDYYVNYVIKKFEIELKYYSNRSILLNSNGKVKLTCDFPFSDEHCNSCGVSKRNLLMANTNELDKEISVFIGDGVSDFCVSNYADVVFAKNKLASYCWRNNITYYEYKDFRDIKNKFMKIIENGVFKQKQNAKTLRKEVLLGG; encoded by the coding sequence TTGAAATACCCTAAGCTTAAGATATTCTGTGATTTTGACGGAACAGTTACAAAGAATGACGTATGGGTTGATGCTCTTGGAAGGTTCATAAAAGATAAAAAAGCTTTCAATATCGTATGTAAAGACTTTGAATTTGGAAGAATTACATCCCGAGAATGCATTAAACGGGAACTTAACCTGATTGAGGATTTCAGTTTGGAGATATTCGATACTTTTATTGAGCAACAGGAATTAGACGATTACTTTCTTGAATTTATTGCATACTGCAAGCAAATGAAATTTGAAGTAATATTACTAAGTGAGGGACTCGATTATTATGTCAACTATGTTATTAAGAAGTTTGAAATAGAACTGAAATATTACTCCAATAGATCAATACTTCTTAATTCAAACGGAAAAGTAAAACTAACTTGTGATTTTCCTTTTTCTGATGAGCACTGTAATTCATGCGGAGTAAGCAAAAGGAATTTACTGATGGCAAATACAAACGAACTTGATAAGGAAATATCTGTGTTCATCGGAGATGGAGTTTCAGACTTTTGTGTCAGCAATTATGCAGACGTTGTATTTGCAAAGAATAAACTTGCTTCTTACTGCTGGAGAAATAATATAACTTATTACGAATACAAAGATTTCAGAGATATTAAGAATAAATTCATGAAAATAATTGAAAATGGAGTTTTTAAGCAAAAGCAAAATGCCAAAACATTAAGAAAAGAAGTTCTTTTAGGAGGATAA
- a CDS encoding isoprenylcysteine carboxylmethyltransferase family protein, translating into MEPNLFSIVAGLCVVIIGEAIRVWSVGYAGSETRTTSGVGGSNLVTQGPYSIIRNPLYWGNIMIYSGFGIMSNALFPYLLIIAFLYFVFQYYLIIINEEEYLKKTYKEEFIEYCKHVKRFFPISKPLPDRIRSKLLFDLREGIKSEKRSLQALTIVSIIILIKYIFL; encoded by the coding sequence ATGGAACCAAATTTATTCTCCATAGTGGCAGGTCTTTGTGTTGTTATTATAGGCGAAGCAATAAGAGTATGGTCAGTGGGATATGCAGGAAGCGAGACGAGAACAACATCAGGAGTAGGTGGTTCAAATTTAGTTACACAAGGTCCATACTCGATAATAAGAAATCCACTGTACTGGGGAAACATAATGATTTATTCAGGATTCGGAATAATGAGTAACGCTTTGTTTCCATACCTACTAATAATAGCATTTTTATATTTTGTATTCCAATATTATCTGATTATAATCAATGAAGAAGAATATCTGAAGAAAACATACAAAGAAGAATTTATTGAATACTGCAAACATGTAAAACGTTTCTTCCCTATTTCGAAACCACTTCCGGACAGAATTAGATCTAAACTATTGTTTGATTTAAGAGAGGGAATTAAGTCAGAGAAAAGGTCTCTGCAAGCACTTACTATCGTTTCTATCATAATACTAATAAAGTATATTTTTCTGTAA